One genomic segment of Chitinibacter sp. FCG-7 includes these proteins:
- a CDS encoding VOC family protein, protein MKFGYTIIYVPDVAASLEFFSRAFGFSLRFLHESGQYGELATGETTLAFAQQDLAGSHFAGGVLTAHASAQPLGVEIALVTTDIDAAHQLALEYGASELAAPGQKPWGQTVSYLRCPDGTLVELCTPMV, encoded by the coding sequence GTGAAATTTGGCTATACGATTATTTATGTGCCCGACGTTGCGGCGTCACTCGAATTTTTCTCGCGCGCTTTCGGCTTTTCCCTGCGCTTTTTGCATGAGTCCGGCCAGTACGGAGAGCTGGCAACCGGCGAGACCACGCTGGCTTTCGCCCAGCAGGATCTGGCTGGCAGCCATTTTGCGGGCGGTGTACTCACCGCCCACGCGTCCGCTCAGCCATTGGGCGTAGAAATCGCGCTGGTTACCACCGACATCGACGCGGCGCATCAGCTCGCGCTTGAGTACGGTGCCAGCGAGCTGGCCGCACCCGGCCAGAAGCCTTGGGGGCAAACGGTATCGTATTTGCGTTGCCCCGATGGCACGCTGGTGGAGCTGTGTACGCCAATGGTCTAG
- a CDS encoding SDR family NAD(P)-dependent oxidoreductase, which yields MAHTAWITGASGAMGSALARRLSQQGWRLVLTAREEGALLALADQLPQPALVLPADLTLAGAAEQTIQTAIQLGFIPDRLAHCVGSTLIKPLHLSSANDAQQVFAANYFSAFYTLKAFIALQLRQKNPASAVLVGSLVASAGFPNHEIIASAKAAVASLAQTSAATYAERGIRVNAIMPGLTRSVLSARMTGTDEACERNAKMNPMGLIGSGDDSAALIAFLLSDDARWITGQQIGVDGGHAVLHPLPKI from the coding sequence ATGGCTCACACAGCTTGGATTACTGGCGCCAGTGGCGCTATGGGTAGCGCGCTGGCGCGGCGGCTTAGCCAGCAGGGCTGGCGGCTGGTGCTCACGGCGCGCGAAGAGGGCGCACTGCTGGCATTGGCCGATCAGCTACCCCAGCCCGCGCTGGTACTGCCTGCCGATCTCACGCTGGCAGGCGCTGCTGAGCAAACCATCCAGACCGCCATCCAGCTCGGGTTTATTCCAGATCGGCTGGCGCATTGCGTCGGCAGCACGCTGATCAAGCCGCTGCATTTAAGTAGCGCCAATGACGCACAGCAGGTGTTTGCCGCCAACTATTTCAGCGCCTTTTATACGCTAAAAGCCTTTATTGCCTTGCAACTGCGGCAAAAAAACCCCGCCAGTGCAGTATTGGTCGGCTCGCTGGTCGCCAGCGCCGGATTTCCCAACCACGAGATCATCGCCAGCGCCAAAGCCGCCGTCGCCAGCTTGGCGCAAACCAGCGCCGCCACCTATGCCGAGCGCGGCATACGGGTGAATGCGATCATGCCGGGGCTAACCCGTTCGGTACTGAGCGCACGCATGACTGGCACCGACGAAGCCTGCGAGCGCAACGCCAAGATGAATCCGATGGGGCTGATCGGCAGCGGCGACGACAGCGCAGCGCTGATCGCCTTTTTGCTCAGCGACGACGCCCGCTGGATCACCGGCCAGCAAATCGGCGTCGACGGCGGCCATGCGGTCTT
- the pyrC gene encoding dihydroorotase, with translation MTQTITIARPDDWHLHLRDGAGLASVLPHTAREFGRAIVMPNLKPPVTNAKLAGEYRERILAALPAGVSFQPLMTLYLTDNTTPEDIVAAKNSGFVHGVKLYPAGATTNSDAGCTDVNKVLPTIAKMAEVGLPFLVHGEVVDGEIDIFDREAVFIDRIMKPLLVKFPDLRVVFEHITTKDAAEFVASAGPNVAATVTAHHLLMNRNAMLVGGIRPHLYCLPILKREVHRQALVRAVTSSDVAIRSKFFLGTDSAPHAKGAKESSCGCAGMYTAHAALPLYAEVFEAANALDKFEAFASINGPTFYGLPVSEEKVTLVKESWTVPAEYQFGDSVVVPLRAGETVAWKLQD, from the coding sequence ATGACCCAAACGATTACCATCGCTCGCCCTGATGATTGGCATTTACACCTGCGTGATGGCGCGGGTCTGGCCAGCGTATTGCCGCACACCGCGCGTGAATTTGGCCGCGCGATTGTGATGCCCAATTTAAAGCCGCCGGTCACCAATGCCAAACTGGCGGGCGAATATCGCGAGCGCATTTTGGCCGCGCTGCCAGCTGGGGTTTCGTTCCAGCCCTTGATGACGCTGTATCTCACCGACAATACCACCCCAGAGGATATTGTTGCCGCGAAAAACAGCGGTTTTGTCCACGGTGTGAAATTGTATCCAGCGGGTGCGACCACCAATTCGGATGCCGGCTGTACCGATGTGAATAAAGTGCTGCCGACGATCGCTAAAATGGCCGAAGTTGGCCTGCCATTTTTGGTACACGGCGAAGTGGTTGATGGCGAAATTGATATTTTTGATCGTGAAGCGGTGTTTATCGACCGGATTATGAAGCCATTATTGGTGAAATTCCCCGATCTTCGCGTGGTTTTCGAGCATATCACCACCAAAGATGCGGCTGAGTTTGTCGCCAGCGCAGGCCCGAATGTGGCCGCGACAGTGACGGCTCACCACTTACTAATGAACCGCAACGCCATGTTGGTCGGCGGCATTCGCCCACATCTGTACTGCCTGCCAATTCTGAAACGCGAAGTGCATCGCCAAGCCTTGGTGCGTGCAGTCACATCGAGCGACGTGGCCATTCGCAGCAAGTTTTTCCTCGGCACCGACAGCGCACCGCACGCCAAAGGCGCGAAAGAATCATCGTGCGGCTGTGCGGGGATGTACACCGCCCACGCCGCACTGCCGCTGTATGCCGAAGTGTTTGAAGCGGCCAACGCGCTCGACAAATTCGAAGCCTTCGCCAGCATCAACGGTCCGACTTTCTACGGCCTGCCCGTGAGCGAAGAAAAAGTGACCTTGGTGAAAGAGAGCTGGACAGTACCGGCCGAATACCAGTTTGGCGATAGCGTGGTGGTGCCGCTGCGCGCAGGCGAAACCGTCGCGTGGAAATTGCAGGATTAA
- a CDS encoding sporulation protein, translating to MFKKLLASVGVGGATVDTVLDNASVFPGGTLSGHVLIKGGSVDQDIEYVDLVLMAEAEQEAGDSEVRVAQPIGKFRASNRLVAKAGQEQRLPFSLTLPLETPVNNGIALSTPGYPYQPQVRAAVWVHTDLAIESALDAKDRDFLDVHPLPAMQRLIAAMGNLGYAHVSTDVEVGTVRANDIYSSIGCYQEFEFRPSQGGFGRVQEVEITCIARTEGVHVLVEVDRRFSGDSYRALFMGHDWQRVDWESQLRNIIG from the coding sequence ATGTTTAAAAAATTGTTAGCTTCGGTCGGTGTGGGTGGCGCGACGGTCGATACCGTTTTGGATAATGCCAGTGTGTTTCCCGGCGGCACGCTCAGTGGCCACGTGCTGATCAAAGGCGGCAGCGTTGATCAGGATATCGAATACGTTGATCTGGTCTTGATGGCCGAGGCCGAACAGGAAGCAGGCGATAGTGAAGTCCGCGTTGCGCAGCCGATTGGTAAATTTCGCGCGTCAAACCGCTTGGTGGCCAAAGCAGGCCAAGAACAGCGTCTGCCGTTCTCACTAACACTGCCGCTTGAAACCCCAGTCAACAATGGCATCGCGCTATCTACCCCGGGGTATCCTTACCAACCCCAAGTCCGTGCTGCAGTGTGGGTACATACCGACCTAGCGATTGAGTCGGCGCTGGATGCGAAAGATCGCGATTTTCTCGATGTGCATCCGCTACCGGCCATGCAACGCCTGATCGCCGCGATGGGTAATCTGGGCTATGCGCATGTCAGCACCGACGTTGAGGTTGGCACCGTGCGGGCCAATGATATTTACAGCTCGATTGGCTGCTATCAGGAATTTGAATTCCGCCCAAGCCAAGGCGGCTTTGGCCGTGTGCAAGAAGTTGAAATCACTTGCATCGCCCGCACCGAAGGCGTGCATGTCTTGGTTGAGGTCGATCGCCGCTTTAGTGGCGACAGCTATCGCGCGCTGTTTATGGGCCATGACTGGCAACGCGTCGATTGGGAAAGCCAATTGCGTAATATCATCGGCTAA
- a CDS encoding DUF2061 domain-containing protein encodes MTKTITFAVVHFTVAFTVAYVLTGSFGIASALALIEPMVNTVAYFFHEKVWDAYRGAQAAQQSDATHETGMLA; translated from the coding sequence ATGACTAAAACGATTACTTTTGCGGTGGTGCATTTCACCGTGGCCTTTACCGTTGCCTATGTGTTGACCGGCAGTTTTGGCATTGCCAGTGCCTTGGCGCTGATCGAACCCATGGTCAACACCGTGGCGTATTTTTTCCATGAAAAAGTGTGGGATGCCTATCGTGGTGCACAGGCTGCGCAGCAGAGCGATGCCACTCACGAAACCGGCATGCTGGCCTGA
- a CDS encoding pyridoxal-phosphate-dependent aminotransferase family protein, which produces MPAIAAPRIAPFYPPRRTLMGPGPSDVYPSVLAAGAKPTLGHLDPLFVGMMDEVKTLLQYAFQTTNEMTLAVSAPGSAGMEACFVNLVEPGEKVIVCRNGVFGERMRQNVERIGAVAVLVDNEWGKPVDVAAVEAALKANPDAKFLAFVHAETSTGARSDAQALCAQAKKSGCLTIVDAVTSLGGIELRVDEWGIDAIYSGSQKCLSCVPGLSPLSFSPAAVEKLKARKTPIQSWFLDQTLVMGYWGNATGAKRSYHHTAPVNALYALHESLRLLANEGLENAWARHAAMHELLRDGLEKLGIQFVVDAEYRLPQLNAVHIPAGVDDAAVRAKLLNDYNLEIGAGLGALAGKAWRIGLMGYGARRENVALLMNALTNVLKA; this is translated from the coding sequence ATGCCAGCCATCGCCGCCCCTCGCATCGCCCCCTTCTATCCGCCACGCCGCACCTTGATGGGGCCGGGGCCATCCGATGTGTATCCATCGGTACTGGCCGCCGGCGCCAAGCCAACGCTCGGCCATCTCGATCCGCTGTTTGTTGGCATGATGGATGAAGTCAAAACGCTATTGCAATATGCATTTCAGACTACCAATGAAATGACCTTAGCAGTGTCTGCGCCCGGCTCAGCGGGGATGGAGGCGTGTTTTGTGAATCTGGTCGAGCCCGGCGAGAAAGTCATCGTCTGCCGTAATGGCGTATTTGGCGAACGGATGCGACAAAACGTTGAGCGCATCGGCGCAGTGGCCGTGCTGGTTGACAATGAATGGGGCAAGCCGGTTGACGTAGCTGCCGTTGAAGCAGCGCTCAAAGCCAATCCAGACGCGAAGTTTCTCGCTTTTGTCCACGCCGAAACCTCCACCGGCGCGCGCTCGGATGCGCAGGCTTTGTGTGCGCAGGCCAAAAAGTCAGGCTGCTTGACCATTGTTGATGCAGTCACCTCGCTCGGTGGCATTGAGCTGCGCGTCGATGAATGGGGCATTGATGCGATTTATTCGGGCAGCCAGAAATGTCTATCCTGCGTACCGGGTTTGTCGCCGCTGTCGTTTTCACCGGCGGCAGTGGAAAAACTCAAAGCGCGCAAAACACCAATTCAAAGTTGGTTTCTCGATCAAACCTTGGTGATGGGTTACTGGGGGAATGCGACAGGGGCGAAACGCAGCTATCACCACACTGCGCCAGTGAATGCGCTGTATGCGCTGCATGAATCATTACGCCTATTGGCGAACGAAGGCCTGGAAAACGCCTGGGCGCGCCACGCCGCAATGCATGAATTATTGCGTGATGGGCTGGAAAAGCTCGGCATTCAATTTGTTGTGGATGCCGAATATCGCTTGCCGCAGCTGAATGCGGTACATATCCCCGCCGGCGTCGATGATGCCGCCGTGCGCGCCAAACTGCTCAATGACTACAATCTGGAAATTGGTGCCGGGCTGGGCGCGCTGGCGGGTAAGGCCTGGCGGATCGGCTTGATGGGCTACGGCGCACGGCGTGAGAATGTGGCGCTGCTCATGAATGCGCTGACGAATGTGCTGAAGGCTTGA
- a CDS encoding putative bifunctional diguanylate cyclase/phosphodiesterase has protein sequence MWHAILSFYSRFSSAQSVRGRVSTAMGVAGIVLGIVLTAVMHWRWEDSVRSAAQTRLQLTAQRAADALLENLGNRQLQIQQMADVISSSPQPEPASIRRLFDQLQQRQADYAWIGLVNADGLVQVSSRGLLENRNVAQRYWFQAGLRGPFFGEPHEAVLLAKHFPARVDGEPLRFIDVAVPIRNASNQLTGVLGAHLYWDWAKSIVHSVNETEEIEVLLADQKGNWIMKPLAEPSHNLAQLAAQQDPERYLSAQTTLHFQHSVEQVSWTVVVREQAQHVLAPIKYTRNLMLLLVITGAAIFALVSWSIAGRVVRPIVALAELARMYPVSGSDAPAKPAPEQRDEVGMMGQVMHQLAYFDLLTGLANRRRAREYLNTALQKQPPHAQFGAIVLIDLDHFSHLNDTLGDEAGDQLLIEITRRMQGISMPCDMLARLGSDEFVALFSAPHKEQARQLAADWAQQALTRIKQLVDLGGKLYHCHASVGISLFGERSITANEVFKQAEVAMFGAKNSHHSKIVFFDEAMQASLDERVLMERLLRQAMPGEMYLLYQPQIDQNGHILGAELLARWQQPQLGMISPARFIPLAEETGLIIVIGHWALEEACKQLRRWASEPETAHLVLAVNVSAQEFVLPDYVERVVSVLEKSGANPRRLKLELTESILASDVEQVTSNMQILRDYGVSFALDDFGTGFSSLSYLKNMPFDQLKIDQSFVCDMTVNPSDAAIVKAIVALGHSLNLDVIAEGVETEAQQQFLLENHCYRFQGYLFGKPMLMAEFEQACRLDWQSRSPQDLPLGVNIRQ, from the coding sequence ATGTGGCATGCCATTCTCAGCTTTTATTCCAGATTTTCATCCGCGCAAAGCGTGCGTGGCCGTGTTTCTACGGCGATGGGTGTGGCTGGTATTGTGCTGGGCATTGTCCTCACCGCAGTGATGCACTGGCGCTGGGAAGACAGCGTGCGCTCGGCAGCCCAGACCCGCTTGCAACTCACCGCCCAACGCGCAGCCGACGCCTTGCTGGAAAATCTGGGCAATCGCCAGCTGCAAATTCAGCAGATGGCCGACGTGATTTCATCATCGCCGCAGCCAGAGCCAGCCAGCATCCGCCGGCTATTTGACCAGCTACAGCAACGGCAGGCTGACTACGCCTGGATCGGTCTGGTCAATGCCGACGGACTGGTACAGGTATCAAGCCGTGGCCTGCTGGAAAACAGAAACGTGGCGCAGCGCTACTGGTTTCAGGCCGGTTTGCGCGGGCCATTTTTTGGCGAACCGCATGAAGCCGTGCTGCTGGCCAAGCATTTTCCTGCCAGAGTGGATGGTGAGCCTTTGCGCTTTATTGATGTGGCGGTGCCGATACGCAACGCCAGCAATCAACTCACTGGCGTGCTGGGGGCACATCTGTACTGGGATTGGGCCAAATCCATCGTTCACAGTGTCAACGAAACCGAGGAAATCGAAGTCCTGCTGGCCGATCAGAAAGGCAACTGGATTATGAAGCCCTTGGCCGAGCCCTCGCACAATCTGGCGCAATTGGCGGCGCAACAGGACCCGGAACGCTATCTGTCAGCACAAACCACGCTGCATTTTCAGCACTCGGTCGAGCAAGTAAGCTGGACTGTGGTGGTGCGCGAACAGGCACAGCATGTTCTGGCGCCGATCAAATACACGCGCAATCTGATGCTGCTGCTGGTGATTACCGGGGCGGCGATCTTTGCACTGGTGTCCTGGAGCATTGCTGGGCGGGTGGTGCGACCGATTGTAGCGCTGGCCGAGCTGGCCAGAATGTATCCGGTCTCCGGCAGCGACGCCCCCGCTAAACCGGCACCAGAGCAGCGCGACGAAGTGGGAATGATGGGGCAGGTGATGCACCAGCTGGCCTATTTTGACCTGCTCACCGGGCTGGCAAATCGGCGGCGGGCGCGTGAATATTTAAACACAGCCCTGCAAAAACAGCCTCCGCACGCACAGTTTGGTGCCATTGTGCTGATTGATCTGGATCACTTCAGCCATCTGAACGACACCCTAGGCGATGAAGCGGGTGATCAGTTGCTGATTGAAATAACCCGCCGGATGCAAGGCATTTCCATGCCATGCGATATGCTGGCACGGCTGGGTAGCGACGAGTTTGTTGCGCTGTTTTCAGCGCCGCACAAAGAGCAGGCACGGCAGCTGGCCGCCGACTGGGCGCAACAGGCCCTCACACGCATCAAGCAGCTTGTTGATCTGGGCGGCAAGCTTTATCACTGCCACGCCTCGGTGGGCATTAGCCTGTTTGGCGAGCGCAGCATCACCGCCAACGAAGTATTCAAGCAAGCCGAAGTGGCGATGTTTGGCGCCAAAAATTCGCATCACAGCAAAATTGTGTTTTTTGACGAAGCCATGCAGGCCAGCCTGGACGAGCGCGTGCTGATGGAGCGCCTGCTGCGCCAAGCCATGCCGGGCGAAATGTACCTGCTGTATCAGCCACAAATCGACCAGAACGGCCATATTCTGGGAGCCGAGCTGCTGGCGCGCTGGCAGCAACCGCAGCTGGGCATGATTTCTCCGGCGCGCTTTATTCCATTGGCCGAAGAAACCGGGCTGATTATCGTGATCGGGCACTGGGCGCTGGAAGAAGCGTGCAAACAGCTCAGACGCTGGGCCAGCGAGCCGGAGACGGCGCATCTGGTGCTGGCGGTGAATGTCTCGGCACAAGAGTTTGTCTTGCCCGATTACGTCGAGCGCGTCGTCAGCGTTCTGGAAAAGAGCGGCGCCAATCCTCGCCGTCTGAAGCTGGAGCTCACCGAAAGCATTCTGGCCTCCGATGTCGAGCAAGTGACGAGCAATATGCAAATCCTGCGCGACTATGGGGTGAGCTTTGCGCTGGATGATTTTGGCACCGGTTTTTCTTCGCTGTCCTACCTGAAAAATATGCCGTTTGATCAGCTCAAGATTGACCAGTCATTTGTGTGCGATATGACGGTGAATCCCAGCGATGCCGCGATTGTTAAAGCGATTGTCGCATTGGGTCACAGCCTGAATCTGGACGTGATCGCCGAAGGCGTTGAAACCGAGGCGCAGCAGCAGTTTCTGCTGGAAAACCACTGCTACCGTTTTCAGGGCTATCTGTTTGGCAAGCCCATGCTGATGGCCGAATTCGAGCAAGCCTGCCGTCTGGACTGGCAATCGCGCAGCCCGCAAGATTTACCGCTGGGCGTCAATATCCGCCAGTGA
- a CDS encoding universal stress protein, whose product MYQHILVPLDQGDTAAAAFEHALEMAALCNARLYLVHVLDIAPAVMAAGALPGLDYPGYGVARETQAAASREFLQAYAARAKACDLACETRLIEQWGGDPARTLLSAASDCHADLIVMGTHGYSGFIHLIFGSVAESLLHHTTIPVLLVRKNDDDDDDE is encoded by the coding sequence ATGTATCAACATATACTTGTTCCGCTGGATCAGGGCGATACGGCAGCGGCGGCGTTCGAGCATGCGCTGGAAATGGCCGCGCTGTGCAATGCCCGCCTGTATCTGGTGCATGTCCTCGATATTGCGCCCGCCGTGATGGCGGCCGGGGCTTTGCCGGGGCTGGATTACCCGGGCTATGGCGTGGCGCGTGAAACGCAGGCGGCAGCCAGCCGCGAGTTTCTGCAAGCCTATGCCGCGCGTGCCAAAGCCTGCGATCTGGCCTGTGAAACCCGGCTGATCGAGCAATGGGGCGGCGATCCGGCGCGCACCCTGCTCAGCGCCGCCAGCGATTGCCACGCCGACCTGATCGTGATGGGCACGCATGGCTACTCGGGCTTTATTCACCTGATTTTTGGCAGCGTCGCCGAAAGCCTGCTGCACCACACCACCATCCCGGTGTTGCTGGTGCGCAAAAACGATGACGACGATGATGACGAGTAA
- a CDS encoding methyl-accepting chemotaxis protein produces the protein MRLFHRLSLFTRILLWLLAVQLLAILVFSVSSYYGKIADVRHSMDARLVAAANSVPYMLSTDYISRASQAGSIDDKEYRALVLRLGEYSRRVGLAYCYVLTVRDGKVYYLGDGAPEAEVAAGSYAKYFEQYSDADPAILTAWQGKQTQFAEYRDKYGEFRSVFMPITQGNQQYLIGADVTTAQVAQAQRDELTHIVELALLCLALGSVLAWFAARQMARRLQSSAQRIAQMATQRDLRQSLQEEGADEIAAMMNQLNQLLQLLRDTLAKAGHSATSNVVAASQFHGLTENMSRNLQHSTQHLEALNQDVQAISRSAQHSANLAGATRDRVIQAGTRLQSAGTSFGNMYDAVNHNAGATQNLAHELDQLAQATGQITRVLDAIGAISDQINLLALNAAIEAARAGEAGRGFAVVADEVRKLAGQTQLSLQDSRTAIARVVDGISVTARDMSGMSERASQLVTTADQAVSQIHELVTMMHQTAGEAGEAVSEAEQIEQAVHHIVTEAAQANQQLHSTAQHSQQIHAIARQIGDASSDLQRQLQQFNT, from the coding sequence ATGCGCCTTTTTCACCGATTATCCCTGTTTACCCGCATTCTGCTCTGGCTGCTGGCGGTTCAGCTGCTGGCCATTCTGGTATTCAGTGTCAGCAGTTACTACGGCAAAATCGCCGATGTGCGCCACAGCATGGACGCTCGGCTGGTGGCCGCGGCCAATTCGGTGCCGTATATGCTCAGCACCGACTATATCAGCCGCGCCAGCCAGGCTGGCAGCATTGACGACAAAGAATACCGCGCACTGGTGCTGCGGCTGGGCGAATACTCGCGCCGCGTGGGTCTGGCTTACTGCTATGTGCTCACCGTACGCGACGGCAAAGTGTATTACTTGGGCGATGGCGCACCCGAAGCCGAAGTGGCCGCAGGCAGCTACGCCAAATATTTCGAGCAATACAGCGATGCCGACCCAGCGATTCTAACCGCCTGGCAAGGCAAGCAAACGCAATTTGCCGAATATCGCGATAAATACGGCGAATTCCGCTCGGTCTTTATGCCTATAACACAAGGCAATCAGCAATACCTGATCGGTGCTGACGTCACCACTGCGCAGGTCGCGCAAGCGCAACGCGACGAGCTGACCCACATCGTCGAGCTGGCCTTGCTGTGTCTGGCGCTGGGCAGCGTGCTGGCCTGGTTTGCCGCCCGGCAAATGGCGCGCCGTCTGCAAAGCTCGGCGCAGCGGATTGCGCAGATGGCTACCCAACGCGATTTGCGCCAGTCGCTACAGGAAGAGGGTGCAGATGAAATTGCCGCCATGATGAATCAGCTCAATCAGCTGCTGCAATTGCTGCGCGACACGCTGGCCAAAGCGGGCCATAGCGCCACCAGCAATGTGGTTGCCGCCAGCCAGTTTCATGGCCTCACCGAAAACATGAGCCGCAATCTGCAGCACAGCACCCAGCATCTTGAAGCGCTTAATCAGGACGTACAGGCCATTAGCCGCAGTGCGCAACATTCGGCCAATCTGGCCGGCGCAACGCGCGACCGCGTAATTCAGGCCGGCACCCGCCTGCAAAGCGCGGGCACCAGCTTTGGCAATATGTATGACGCGGTAAACCACAATGCCGGCGCAACGCAGAATCTGGCGCACGAGCTGGACCAGCTGGCGCAAGCCACCGGACAGATTACGCGCGTGCTCGATGCCATTGGCGCGATTTCGGATCAGATTAATTTGCTGGCGCTGAACGCGGCCATTGAAGCGGCGAGGGCAGGTGAAGCCGGGCGCGGCTTTGCCGTGGTGGCCGATGAAGTGCGCAAGCTGGCCGGGCAAACGCAGCTTTCCTTGCAGGATTCACGCACGGCGATTGCCCGCGTGGTCGACGGCATCAGCGTCACCGCCCGCGATATGAGCGGCATGTCCGAGCGCGCCAGCCAGCTGGTCACCACCGCCGATCAGGCCGTGAGCCAGATTCACGAGCTGGTCACCATGATGCACCAGACCGCAGGCGAAGCAGGCGAGGCAGTGAGCGAAGCCGAGCAGATCGAACAAGCCGTGCACCATATCGTCACCGAAGCGGCGCAAGCCAATCAGCAGCTGCACAGCACCGCGCAGCATTCGCAGCAGATTCACGCGATTGCCCGCCAGATTGGCGACGCCTCCAGCGATCTGCAGCGCCAGCTACAGCAATTCAATACCTGA
- a CDS encoding alpha/beta hydrolase family protein: MNKTGWVWQLAQLAMVLLLTATPVWAAMGVVQLPAQRGAPEVTVFYPAAGQNQTLERAGLRVAALPDAPALAGNGRLIVFSHGSGSTPWAYADLAQQLVAAGFVVVAPTHPYDHRGNNDQAGPESWKTRPAEVSQAIDVLARTPRFAKQLRLDRVGMYGLSVPVATPH; encoded by the coding sequence ATGAATAAAACAGGCTGGGTTTGGCAGCTGGCACAGTTGGCGATGGTGCTGCTTTTGACGGCGACACCGGTCTGGGCGGCGATGGGCGTGGTGCAACTGCCGGCGCAGCGTGGTGCGCCCGAGGTCACGGTGTTTTATCCGGCGGCGGGGCAAAATCAAACGCTGGAGCGCGCCGGTTTGCGCGTAGCAGCCTTGCCCGATGCGCCCGCATTGGCCGGTAATGGGCGCTTGATTGTGTTCTCGCACGGCTCGGGCAGTACGCCGTGGGCGTATGCCGATCTGGCGCAGCAGTTGGTGGCGGCGGGCTTTGTGGTGGTGGCACCCACGCACCCGTACGACCATCGCGGCAATAACGATCAGGCAGGCCCCGAGAGCTGGAAAACCCGCCCCGCAGAAGTGAGCCAAGCGATTGATGTGCTGGCGCGCACGCCCCGCTTTGCCAAGCAATTGCGGCTGGATCGGGTTGGGATGTATGGATTGTCGGTACCGGTGGCCACACCGCATTGA
- a CDS encoding sulfurtransferase TusA family protein, with the protein MSTRPEPNLATDLSGLNCPLPILRTKKALAALESGQLLQVTCTDPATPTDFAAFCKQTGNELVEHWQADAKFLFLIRKR; encoded by the coding sequence ATGTCGACCCGTCCAGAACCCAACCTTGCTACCGATTTATCGGGGCTCAATTGCCCCTTGCCGATTTTGCGCACCAAAAAAGCACTCGCCGCGCTGGAAAGCGGGCAATTGCTGCAAGTGACGTGCACCGATCCGGCCACGCCGACTGATTTTGCGGCATTTTGTAAACAAACGGGCAACGAGCTGGTCGAACACTGGCAAGCCGACGCTAAATTTCTCTTTCTAATTCGGAAACGCTGA